Proteins encoded within one genomic window of Papio anubis isolate 15944 chromosome X, Panubis1.0, whole genome shotgun sequence:
- the SEPTIN6 gene encoding septin-6 isoform X2, with protein MAGYGFAGETGLGKSTLMDTLFNTKFEGEPATHTQPGVQLQSNTYDLQESNVRLKLTIVSTVGFGDQINKEDSYKPIVEFIDAQFEAYLQEELKIRRVLHTYHDSRIHVCLYFIAPTGHSLKSLDLVTMKKLDSKVNIIPIIAKADAISKSELTKFKIKITSELVSNGVQIYQFPTDDESVAEINGTMNVSGSNFLTICFL; from the exons GAGAGACAGGTTTGGGCAAGTCCACCCTCATGGACACCCTGTTCAACACCAAGTTTGAAGGGGAGCCAGCCACCCACACACAGCCGGGCGTCCAGCTCCAGTCTAATACCTATGACCTCCAAGAGAGCAACGTGAGGCTAAAGCTCACGATCGTTAGCACAGTTGGCTTTGGGGACCAGATCAACAAAGAGGACAG CTACAAGCCCATCGTGGAATTCATTGACGCACAATTCGAGGCCTACCTGCAGGAAGAGCTGAAGATCCGAAGAGTGCTGCACACCTACCATGACTCCCGGATCCATGTCTGCTTGTATTTCATTGCCCCCACGGGTCATTCCCTGAAGTCTCTGGACCTAGTGACTATGAAGAAGCTGGACAGTAAG GTGAACATCATCCCCATCATTGCCAAAGCAGATGCCATTTCGAAGAGTGAGCTAACGAAGTTCAAAATCAAAATCACCAGCGAGCTTGTCAGCAACGGAGTCCAGATCTATCAGTTTCCTACAGATGATGAGTCAGTAGCAGAGATCAATGGAACCATGAATGTGAGTGGGAGCAATTTCCTGACCATTTGCTTTTTATGa
- the NKRF gene encoding NF-kappa-B-repressing factor isoform X1, with amino-acid sequence MAGGRLLLGGDFLSPPPLPPLPPPPLPPLPPPPPEPVLEQWRYSHESDWQWALRRSFICRHLHSYPGAALDQLLALSAAWTNHVFLGCRYSPRLMEKILQMAEGIDIGEMPSYDLVLSKPSKGQKRHLSTCDGQNPPKKQAGSKFHARPRFEPVHFVASSSKDERQEDPYGPQTKEVNEQTHFASMPRDIYQDYTQDSFSIQDGNSQYCDSSGFILTKDQPVAANMYFDSGNPAPSSTSQQANSQSTPEPSPSQTFPESVVAEKQYFIEKLTATIWKNLSNPEMTSGSDKINYTYMLTRCIQACKTNPEYIYAPLKEIPPADIPKNKKLLTDGYACEVRCQNIYLTTGYAGSKNGSRDRATELAVKLLQKRIEVRVVRRKFKHTFGEDLVVCQIGMSSYEFPPALKPPEDLVVLGKDASGQPVFNASAKHWTNFVITENANDAIGILNNSASFNKMSIEYKYEMMPNRTWRCRVFLQDHCLAEGYGTKKTSKHAAADEALKILQKTQPTYPSVKSSQCHTGSSPRGSGKKKDIKDLVVYENSSNPVCTLNDTAQFNRMTVEYVYERMTGLRWKCKVILESEVIAEAVGVKKTVKYEAAGEAVKTLKKTQPTVINNLKKGAVEDVISRNEIQGRSAEEAYKQQIKEDNIGNQLLRKMGWTGGGLGKSGEGIREPISVKEQHKREGLGLDVERVNKIAKRDIEQIIRNYARSESHTDLTFSRELTNDERKQIHQIAQKYGLKSKSHGVGHDRYLVVGRKRRKEDLLDQLKQEGQVGHYELVMPQAN; translated from the exons ATGGCTGGAGGACGTCTGCTGTTGGGGGGCGACTTCCTGTCGCCGCCGCCGCTGCCCCCcctcccgccgccgccgctgccgccccTCCCGCCGCCCCCGCCCGAGCCAGTGCTGGAGCAGTGGCGCTATAGCCACGAAAGTGACTGGCAGTGGGCTCTGCGGCGCAGCTTCATCTGTCGGCACCTGCACAGCTATCCCGGGGCTGCCCTCGACCAGCTCCTCGCCCTCTCCGCCGCCTGGACCAACCACGTCTTCCTGGGCTGCAG GTACAGCCCACGCCTGATGGAAAAAATTCTCCAAATGGCTGAAGGTATTGATATTGGGGAGATGCCTTCATATGATCTGGTGCTGTCCAAGCCTTCCAAAGGTCAAAAACGCCACCTCTCAACATGTGATG GTCAAAATCCTCCTAAAAAGCAAGCCGGTTCCAAATTCCATGCGAGACCTCGTTTTGAGCCTGTACATTTTGTAGCTAGTAGTTCAAAAGATGAAAGACAGGAAGATCCTTATGGCCCTCAAACAAAAGAGGTAAATGAACAAACACATTTTGCCAGCATGCCAAGAGACATCTACCAAGATTATACTCAAGACTCTTTCAGTATACAAGATGGGAATTCTCAGTATTGTGATTCATCAGGATTCATTCTCACAAAAGACCAGCCTGTAGCAGCCAACATGTATTTTGACAGTGGGAACCCTGCCCCAAGCAGCACATCACAGCAGGCAAACTCTCAGTCAACTCCTGAGCCTTCACCATCACAGACATTTCCCGAGTCCGTGGTAGCCGAGaagcagtattttattgaaaaattaacgGCGACAATCTGGAAGAACCTTTCTAATCCAGAGATGACTTCTGGATCtgataaaattaattatacatatatgttaacTCGTTGTATTCAGGCATGTAAGACAAATCCTGAGTATATATATGCTCCTTTAAAGGAAATTCCTCCTGCTGAcatccccaaaaataaaaaacttctaaCTGATGGCTATGCTTGTGAAGTTAGATGCCAAAATATCTACTTAACTACAGGTTATGCTGGCAGCAAGAATGGGTCCAGGGATCGAGCTACAGAACTAGCTGTAAAACTCTTGCAGAAACGTATTGAAGTTAGAGTTGTCCGGCGGAAATTCAAACATACGTTTGGAGAGGACCTCGTGGTGTGTCAGATTGGCATGTCCTCCTATGAATTTCCTCCAGCTCTGAAACCACCAGAAGACCTGGTGGTGCTGGGTAAAGATGCTTCCGGGCAGCCAGTTTTTAATGCTTCCGCCAAACACTGGACCAATTTTGTCAttacagaaaatgcaaatgatgCAATTGGTATCCTTAACAATTCTGCCTCATTCAACAAGATGTCAATTGAATACAAATATGAGATGATGCCAAATCGCACATGGCGTTGTCGAGTGTTTTTACAAGATCACTGCTTAGCTGAAGGTTATGGAACCAAGAAAACAAGTAAACATGCAGCTGCCGACGAGGCTttgaaaattcttcaaaaaacaCAGCCCACTTATCCATCTGTCAAAAGTTCACAATGCCATACAGGCTCTTCACCCAGAGGatctggaaagaagaaagatataaaggaTCTTGTAGTTTATGAGAATTCTTCAAATCCCGTGTGCACGCTGAATGACACAGCTCAGTTTAACCGAATGACAGTTGAGTATGTCTATGAAAGGATGACAGGCCTCCGCTGGAAATGCAAAGTGATTCTAGAGAGTGAAGTAATTGCAGAAGCAGTTGGGGTGAAGAAAACTGTCAAATATGAAGCTGCTGGGGAAGCTGTGAAAACCCTCAAAAAGACCCAGCCAACTGTCATTAACAACTTGAAGAAAGGAGCTGTTGAAGATGTGATTTCAAGAAATGAAATTCAGGGCCGCTCAGCAGAGGAGGCTTACAAACAACAAATcaaagaagataacattggaaatcAGCTTCTGAGAAAGATGGGTTGGACTGGTGGTGGTTTAGGTAAATCTGGTGAGGGCATACGGGAGCCTATCTCAGTCAAAGAGCAGCATAAGCGGGAAGGGCTTGGTCTGGATGTAGAGAGGGTGAATAAAATTGCCAAGAGAGATATTGAACAGATCATCAGAAACTATGCCCGCTCCGAGAGCCACACAGATTTGACTTTCTCTAGAGAGCTGACTAATGACGAACGGAAGCAAATACATCAGATTGCCCAGAAGTATGGTCTTAAGAGTAAGTCTCATGGGGTGGGCCATGATAGGTACCTGGTGGTAGGTAGAAAAAGACGGAAGGAAGACCTACTAGATCAGCTCAAACAGGAAGGCCAAGTGGGCCATTACGAGCTTGTTATGCCTCAAGCAAATTGA
- the NKRF gene encoding NF-kappa-B-repressing factor isoform X2, whose amino-acid sequence MGFMLPLIFRYSPRLMEKILQMAEGIDIGEMPSYDLVLSKPSKGQKRHLSTCDGQNPPKKQAGSKFHARPRFEPVHFVASSSKDERQEDPYGPQTKEVNEQTHFASMPRDIYQDYTQDSFSIQDGNSQYCDSSGFILTKDQPVAANMYFDSGNPAPSSTSQQANSQSTPEPSPSQTFPESVVAEKQYFIEKLTATIWKNLSNPEMTSGSDKINYTYMLTRCIQACKTNPEYIYAPLKEIPPADIPKNKKLLTDGYACEVRCQNIYLTTGYAGSKNGSRDRATELAVKLLQKRIEVRVVRRKFKHTFGEDLVVCQIGMSSYEFPPALKPPEDLVVLGKDASGQPVFNASAKHWTNFVITENANDAIGILNNSASFNKMSIEYKYEMMPNRTWRCRVFLQDHCLAEGYGTKKTSKHAAADEALKILQKTQPTYPSVKSSQCHTGSSPRGSGKKKDIKDLVVYENSSNPVCTLNDTAQFNRMTVEYVYERMTGLRWKCKVILESEVIAEAVGVKKTVKYEAAGEAVKTLKKTQPTVINNLKKGAVEDVISRNEIQGRSAEEAYKQQIKEDNIGNQLLRKMGWTGGGLGKSGEGIREPISVKEQHKREGLGLDVERVNKIAKRDIEQIIRNYARSESHTDLTFSRELTNDERKQIHQIAQKYGLKSKSHGVGHDRYLVVGRKRRKEDLLDQLKQEGQVGHYELVMPQAN is encoded by the exons ATGGGCTTTATGTTACCTCTCATCTTCAG GTACAGCCCACGCCTGATGGAAAAAATTCTCCAAATGGCTGAAGGTATTGATATTGGGGAGATGCCTTCATATGATCTGGTGCTGTCCAAGCCTTCCAAAGGTCAAAAACGCCACCTCTCAACATGTGATG GTCAAAATCCTCCTAAAAAGCAAGCCGGTTCCAAATTCCATGCGAGACCTCGTTTTGAGCCTGTACATTTTGTAGCTAGTAGTTCAAAAGATGAAAGACAGGAAGATCCTTATGGCCCTCAAACAAAAGAGGTAAATGAACAAACACATTTTGCCAGCATGCCAAGAGACATCTACCAAGATTATACTCAAGACTCTTTCAGTATACAAGATGGGAATTCTCAGTATTGTGATTCATCAGGATTCATTCTCACAAAAGACCAGCCTGTAGCAGCCAACATGTATTTTGACAGTGGGAACCCTGCCCCAAGCAGCACATCACAGCAGGCAAACTCTCAGTCAACTCCTGAGCCTTCACCATCACAGACATTTCCCGAGTCCGTGGTAGCCGAGaagcagtattttattgaaaaattaacgGCGACAATCTGGAAGAACCTTTCTAATCCAGAGATGACTTCTGGATCtgataaaattaattatacatatatgttaacTCGTTGTATTCAGGCATGTAAGACAAATCCTGAGTATATATATGCTCCTTTAAAGGAAATTCCTCCTGCTGAcatccccaaaaataaaaaacttctaaCTGATGGCTATGCTTGTGAAGTTAGATGCCAAAATATCTACTTAACTACAGGTTATGCTGGCAGCAAGAATGGGTCCAGGGATCGAGCTACAGAACTAGCTGTAAAACTCTTGCAGAAACGTATTGAAGTTAGAGTTGTCCGGCGGAAATTCAAACATACGTTTGGAGAGGACCTCGTGGTGTGTCAGATTGGCATGTCCTCCTATGAATTTCCTCCAGCTCTGAAACCACCAGAAGACCTGGTGGTGCTGGGTAAAGATGCTTCCGGGCAGCCAGTTTTTAATGCTTCCGCCAAACACTGGACCAATTTTGTCAttacagaaaatgcaaatgatgCAATTGGTATCCTTAACAATTCTGCCTCATTCAACAAGATGTCAATTGAATACAAATATGAGATGATGCCAAATCGCACATGGCGTTGTCGAGTGTTTTTACAAGATCACTGCTTAGCTGAAGGTTATGGAACCAAGAAAACAAGTAAACATGCAGCTGCCGACGAGGCTttgaaaattcttcaaaaaacaCAGCCCACTTATCCATCTGTCAAAAGTTCACAATGCCATACAGGCTCTTCACCCAGAGGatctggaaagaagaaagatataaaggaTCTTGTAGTTTATGAGAATTCTTCAAATCCCGTGTGCACGCTGAATGACACAGCTCAGTTTAACCGAATGACAGTTGAGTATGTCTATGAAAGGATGACAGGCCTCCGCTGGAAATGCAAAGTGATTCTAGAGAGTGAAGTAATTGCAGAAGCAGTTGGGGTGAAGAAAACTGTCAAATATGAAGCTGCTGGGGAAGCTGTGAAAACCCTCAAAAAGACCCAGCCAACTGTCATTAACAACTTGAAGAAAGGAGCTGTTGAAGATGTGATTTCAAGAAATGAAATTCAGGGCCGCTCAGCAGAGGAGGCTTACAAACAACAAATcaaagaagataacattggaaatcAGCTTCTGAGAAAGATGGGTTGGACTGGTGGTGGTTTAGGTAAATCTGGTGAGGGCATACGGGAGCCTATCTCAGTCAAAGAGCAGCATAAGCGGGAAGGGCTTGGTCTGGATGTAGAGAGGGTGAATAAAATTGCCAAGAGAGATATTGAACAGATCATCAGAAACTATGCCCGCTCCGAGAGCCACACAGATTTGACTTTCTCTAGAGAGCTGACTAATGACGAACGGAAGCAAATACATCAGATTGCCCAGAAGTATGGTCTTAAGAGTAAGTCTCATGGGGTGGGCCATGATAGGTACCTGGTGGTAGGTAGAAAAAGACGGAAGGAAGACCTACTAGATCAGCTCAAACAGGAAGGCCAAGTGGGCCATTACGAGCTTGTTATGCCTCAAGCAAATTGA
- the NKRF gene encoding NF-kappa-B-repressing factor isoform X3: MEKILQMAEGIDIGEMPSYDLVLSKPSKGQKRHLSTCDGQNPPKKQAGSKFHARPRFEPVHFVASSSKDERQEDPYGPQTKEVNEQTHFASMPRDIYQDYTQDSFSIQDGNSQYCDSSGFILTKDQPVAANMYFDSGNPAPSSTSQQANSQSTPEPSPSQTFPESVVAEKQYFIEKLTATIWKNLSNPEMTSGSDKINYTYMLTRCIQACKTNPEYIYAPLKEIPPADIPKNKKLLTDGYACEVRCQNIYLTTGYAGSKNGSRDRATELAVKLLQKRIEVRVVRRKFKHTFGEDLVVCQIGMSSYEFPPALKPPEDLVVLGKDASGQPVFNASAKHWTNFVITENANDAIGILNNSASFNKMSIEYKYEMMPNRTWRCRVFLQDHCLAEGYGTKKTSKHAAADEALKILQKTQPTYPSVKSSQCHTGSSPRGSGKKKDIKDLVVYENSSNPVCTLNDTAQFNRMTVEYVYERMTGLRWKCKVILESEVIAEAVGVKKTVKYEAAGEAVKTLKKTQPTVINNLKKGAVEDVISRNEIQGRSAEEAYKQQIKEDNIGNQLLRKMGWTGGGLGKSGEGIREPISVKEQHKREGLGLDVERVNKIAKRDIEQIIRNYARSESHTDLTFSRELTNDERKQIHQIAQKYGLKSKSHGVGHDRYLVVGRKRRKEDLLDQLKQEGQVGHYELVMPQAN, from the exons ATGGAAAAAATTCTCCAAATGGCTGAAGGTATTGATATTGGGGAGATGCCTTCATATGATCTGGTGCTGTCCAAGCCTTCCAAAGGTCAAAAACGCCACCTCTCAACATGTGATG GTCAAAATCCTCCTAAAAAGCAAGCCGGTTCCAAATTCCATGCGAGACCTCGTTTTGAGCCTGTACATTTTGTAGCTAGTAGTTCAAAAGATGAAAGACAGGAAGATCCTTATGGCCCTCAAACAAAAGAGGTAAATGAACAAACACATTTTGCCAGCATGCCAAGAGACATCTACCAAGATTATACTCAAGACTCTTTCAGTATACAAGATGGGAATTCTCAGTATTGTGATTCATCAGGATTCATTCTCACAAAAGACCAGCCTGTAGCAGCCAACATGTATTTTGACAGTGGGAACCCTGCCCCAAGCAGCACATCACAGCAGGCAAACTCTCAGTCAACTCCTGAGCCTTCACCATCACAGACATTTCCCGAGTCCGTGGTAGCCGAGaagcagtattttattgaaaaattaacgGCGACAATCTGGAAGAACCTTTCTAATCCAGAGATGACTTCTGGATCtgataaaattaattatacatatatgttaacTCGTTGTATTCAGGCATGTAAGACAAATCCTGAGTATATATATGCTCCTTTAAAGGAAATTCCTCCTGCTGAcatccccaaaaataaaaaacttctaaCTGATGGCTATGCTTGTGAAGTTAGATGCCAAAATATCTACTTAACTACAGGTTATGCTGGCAGCAAGAATGGGTCCAGGGATCGAGCTACAGAACTAGCTGTAAAACTCTTGCAGAAACGTATTGAAGTTAGAGTTGTCCGGCGGAAATTCAAACATACGTTTGGAGAGGACCTCGTGGTGTGTCAGATTGGCATGTCCTCCTATGAATTTCCTCCAGCTCTGAAACCACCAGAAGACCTGGTGGTGCTGGGTAAAGATGCTTCCGGGCAGCCAGTTTTTAATGCTTCCGCCAAACACTGGACCAATTTTGTCAttacagaaaatgcaaatgatgCAATTGGTATCCTTAACAATTCTGCCTCATTCAACAAGATGTCAATTGAATACAAATATGAGATGATGCCAAATCGCACATGGCGTTGTCGAGTGTTTTTACAAGATCACTGCTTAGCTGAAGGTTATGGAACCAAGAAAACAAGTAAACATGCAGCTGCCGACGAGGCTttgaaaattcttcaaaaaacaCAGCCCACTTATCCATCTGTCAAAAGTTCACAATGCCATACAGGCTCTTCACCCAGAGGatctggaaagaagaaagatataaaggaTCTTGTAGTTTATGAGAATTCTTCAAATCCCGTGTGCACGCTGAATGACACAGCTCAGTTTAACCGAATGACAGTTGAGTATGTCTATGAAAGGATGACAGGCCTCCGCTGGAAATGCAAAGTGATTCTAGAGAGTGAAGTAATTGCAGAAGCAGTTGGGGTGAAGAAAACTGTCAAATATGAAGCTGCTGGGGAAGCTGTGAAAACCCTCAAAAAGACCCAGCCAACTGTCATTAACAACTTGAAGAAAGGAGCTGTTGAAGATGTGATTTCAAGAAATGAAATTCAGGGCCGCTCAGCAGAGGAGGCTTACAAACAACAAATcaaagaagataacattggaaatcAGCTTCTGAGAAAGATGGGTTGGACTGGTGGTGGTTTAGGTAAATCTGGTGAGGGCATACGGGAGCCTATCTCAGTCAAAGAGCAGCATAAGCGGGAAGGGCTTGGTCTGGATGTAGAGAGGGTGAATAAAATTGCCAAGAGAGATATTGAACAGATCATCAGAAACTATGCCCGCTCCGAGAGCCACACAGATTTGACTTTCTCTAGAGAGCTGACTAATGACGAACGGAAGCAAATACATCAGATTGCCCAGAAGTATGGTCTTAAGAGTAAGTCTCATGGGGTGGGCCATGATAGGTACCTGGTGGTAGGTAGAAAAAGACGGAAGGAAGACCTACTAGATCAGCTCAAACAGGAAGGCCAAGTGGGCCATTACGAGCTTGTTATGCCTCAAGCAAATTGA